Proteins encoded in a region of the Thermodesulfobacteriota bacterium genome:
- a CDS encoding carboxymuconolactone decarboxylase family protein, with the protein MIDRISYITVAPEAMEAFGGGPKYLGTSSIERKLRYMVELRVSQINGCAYCVDLHSKQLRKEGETEQRIDCLPVWDEVTFYTGRERAALEWAEAVTRVEATRVPDNVYERVSEHFSEKELVDLTLVAANMNFWNRIAISFRRQPPGRKG; encoded by the coding sequence ATGATAGACCGTATTTCTTACATAACCGTCGCTCCGGAAGCGATGGAGGCTTTCGGCGGCGGGCCGAAGTATCTGGGTACTTCGTCTATAGAGCGCAAGCTGCGGTATATGGTGGAGCTCAGGGTGTCGCAGATAAACGGATGCGCGTACTGTGTGGACCTTCACTCGAAGCAGCTCCGGAAAGAGGGGGAGACGGAGCAGAGGATCGACTGCCTCCCGGTTTGGGATGAGGTGACGTTTTACACCGGCAGGGAGAGGGCGGCCCTGGAATGGGCCGAGGCCGTTACACGCGTCGAGGCTACGCGCGTGCCGGATAATGTATACGAGCGTGTGAGCGAGCACTTCAGCGAGAAGGAGCTCGTCGATTTGACGCTCGTAGCGGCCAACATGAATTTTTGGAACAGGATCGCTATAAGCTTCAGGAGGCAGCCGCCGGGGAGGAAGGGGTGA
- a CDS encoding nucleoside-diphosphate sugar epimerase/dehydratase — protein MLRDMLLGYAEKYYRHKAIISSVVELPLFAAIFLASYWIRLGGLDGSYLRQALILAALYVPAKFIVFWGYKLYKISFRFFSVYDTIVVLKASLVSASLLALVGLVARDLAFMQGYPRSVVFIDFLLTVFASTGLRFGYRMFYSSGMSEPSGMKVLIAGAGNAGVRLLKELKTANGATPYIPVAFIDDDPGKLGSIIRGTRVVGSSADMPHLVKELGIEGLIISIPSATSSQVTAIVEHARKAGIPHIKIMPGISDVLSGKVTLGDFKEVTSEDFLGRESVSGEIESIASYVKGKRVMVTGAGGSIGSELCRQVSSFEPALLIMVDVGDTELFFINQEMNEKLHKVKTVSLIADVKDRVAMEAIFDAHLPDVVFHAAAYKHVPLLESTPREAVLNNIEGTKVTALLSVRYGVRKFIFISTDKAVNPTSVMGATKRVSENMLREVRGRTEFVSVRFGNVLDSRGSVIPIFRDQVRRGGPVTVTHPDMTRYFMSISEAVYLVLQAGALGKGGEVFVLDMGEPVKIVDLARSIIHFFGLEPDKDVPIVFTGLRPGEKLYEEILTAEEGTTMTTRKKIFIANDGNHFGREYVEDVKNLIRLAESGAPNETILRMLKHLVPSYKLKLPEPPRVRHLKSTSAGS, from the coding sequence ATGCTAAGGGACATGCTCCTCGGATACGCCGAAAAATACTACAGACACAAAGCCATCATATCGTCCGTCGTCGAGCTCCCGCTCTTCGCGGCGATATTCCTGGCGTCCTACTGGATACGCCTGGGAGGCCTGGACGGCTCCTACCTCCGCCAGGCGCTCATCCTGGCCGCCCTCTACGTCCCCGCCAAGTTCATAGTCTTCTGGGGATACAAGCTTTACAAAATCTCGTTCAGATTCTTCTCGGTCTACGATACGATAGTAGTGCTCAAGGCGTCGCTCGTCTCGGCGTCGCTCCTCGCGCTCGTCGGCCTCGTCGCGAGAGACCTCGCGTTCATGCAGGGCTACCCGAGGTCCGTCGTGTTCATCGACTTTCTCTTGACGGTCTTCGCATCGACCGGGCTCAGGTTCGGCTACCGCATGTTCTACTCGTCCGGCATGTCCGAGCCCTCGGGCATGAAGGTCCTCATAGCCGGCGCGGGCAACGCCGGCGTTCGGCTGCTGAAGGAGCTCAAGACGGCCAACGGCGCTACGCCCTACATCCCCGTCGCTTTCATAGACGACGACCCCGGAAAGCTCGGCAGCATCATACGCGGCACACGTGTCGTGGGCTCGTCCGCCGACATGCCGCATCTGGTGAAGGAGCTCGGCATAGAGGGGCTGATTATCTCCATCCCCTCGGCGACGTCGTCCCAGGTTACGGCCATAGTCGAGCACGCGAGGAAGGCGGGCATCCCTCACATAAAAATCATGCCCGGCATATCGGACGTCCTCTCGGGCAAGGTGACGCTCGGGGACTTCAAGGAGGTAACGTCCGAGGACTTCCTCGGCCGCGAATCCGTAAGCGGCGAAATCGAGAGCATCGCGTCGTACGTTAAAGGCAAGCGCGTCATGGTGACGGGAGCGGGCGGGTCGATAGGATCCGAGCTCTGCCGCCAGGTCTCGAGCTTCGAGCCCGCGCTCCTCATAATGGTCGACGTCGGCGACACGGAGCTCTTCTTCATAAACCAGGAGATGAACGAGAAGCTCCACAAGGTAAAGACCGTCTCCCTGATCGCCGACGTGAAGGACCGCGTCGCGATGGAGGCGATATTCGACGCCCACTTGCCCGACGTCGTCTTCCACGCCGCCGCCTACAAGCACGTGCCGCTCCTCGAAAGCACGCCGCGCGAGGCGGTGCTCAACAACATCGAAGGGACGAAGGTGACGGCGCTCCTGTCAGTCAGGTACGGCGTCCGGAAATTCATCTTCATCTCCACCGACAAGGCCGTGAACCCGACGAGCGTCATGGGGGCGACGAAGCGCGTGTCCGAGAACATGCTCCGCGAGGTAAGGGGACGGACGGAGTTCGTCTCCGTCAGGTTCGGAAACGTCCTCGATTCGCGCGGGAGCGTGATTCCTATATTCCGCGACCAGGTAAGGCGCGGCGGCCCGGTTACCGTGACGCACCCCGATATGACCCGCTACTTCATGAGCATAAGCGAGGCCGTATATCTCGTCCTCCAGGCGGGCGCCCTCGGAAAGGGCGGCGAGGTGTTCGTCCTCGACATGGGCGAGCCCGTGAAGATCGTGGACCTCGCACGGAGCATCATACACTTCTTCGGTCTCGAGCCCGACAAGGACGTCCCCATAGTGTTCACGGGGCTCCGCCCGGGCGAAAAGCTCTACGAGGAGATACTGACGGCCGAGGAAGGGACGACCATGACGACCCGGAAGAAGATATTCATAGCCAACGATGGGAATCACTTCGGGAGGGAATACGTCGAGGACGTGAAGAACCTCATACGCCTTGCCGAATCCGGCGCGCCCAACGAAACGATCCTCCGCATGCTCAAGCACCTGGTCCCGTCATACAAACTGAAGCTCCCCGAGCCGCCGAGGGTAAGGCACCTCAAATCCACCTCGGCCGGATCATAG
- a CDS encoding sugar transferase: MSRESSANNGRRFYAGYGKRALDLAVSVPALLALSPLLFIVAALVKAGSPGPVFYAQERVGRRGRPFKLYKFRTMVTGADKSGPAVTSSGDARITPLGRTLRKWKLDELPQLWNVVRGDMSLVGPRPEVRKYTDIFRDDYSAILEISPGITDYAALEFRNEEEVLARYPDAEEAYTSVVLPEKIALYRQYLRDMGFRSDMKIIFRTIREVIRC, translated from the coding sequence ATGTCTCGAGAAAGTTCAGCAAATAACGGGCGGAGATTCTACGCCGGGTACGGCAAAAGGGCGCTCGACCTCGCGGTATCGGTCCCTGCGCTCCTTGCCCTCTCGCCTCTCCTCTTTATCGTAGCGGCGCTCGTCAAGGCCGGAAGCCCGGGCCCCGTCTTCTACGCGCAGGAGCGCGTCGGAAGGCGCGGGAGGCCCTTTAAGCTCTACAAGTTCAGGACTATGGTGACGGGGGCGGACAAGTCCGGCCCGGCCGTCACGTCCTCGGGCGACGCCCGCATAACGCCCCTCGGGCGGACGCTCCGGAAGTGGAAGCTCGACGAGCTCCCACAGTTATGGAACGTCGTCAGGGGCGACATGAGCCTCGTAGGCCCGCGCCCCGAGGTCAGGAAATACACCGACATATTCAGGGACGACTACTCCGCGATCCTCGAAATCAGCCCCGGCATAACGGACTACGCCGCGCTCGAATTCAGGAACGAGGAAGAAGTGCTCGCGCGCTACCCCGACGCCGAGGAAGCGTACACGAGCGTCGTCCTTCCCGAAAAGATAGCACTCTACCGGCAATACCTGAGAGATATGGGTTTCAGGTCCGACATGAAGATCATTTTCAGAACCATACGGGAGGTAATCAGATGCTAA
- a CDS encoding DegT/DnrJ/EryC1/StrS aminotransferase family protein: MSRAQTKHKTMEIPFHRPYITEDEISEVLDTVRSGWLTMGPRTVRFENEFSAYTGASHSVAVSSGTAALHLALRAAGLEAGDEVIVPAMTFTATAEVVCYFGGRPVLVDVERETGNMSVEAAERALTPRTRAIIPVHYGGQPCDMDGVMSLAQSRNLRVIEDAAHSLPASFGGKQVGAIGDMTCFSFYATKPLAAGEGGMVTTENEEWADRIRVLRLHGISKDAWKRYSRGGSWFYEVIEPGYKYNMTDIQAALALAQLAKLDAMTRRRKEICERYSDAVSGSPGLSTTTLVPGRETSYHLFPLLVDPDAHTIDRARFIEELSARGIGTSVHFIPLHMHPFYRNEFGYSPGDFPGAEWLYERIVSLPVYPGMSDEEVDYVSECVTDVSRKFSK, from the coding sequence ATGAGCAGGGCTCAAACGAAGCATAAAACGATGGAAATACCGTTCCACCGCCCGTACATCACCGAGGACGAGATATCCGAGGTCCTCGACACCGTGAGATCGGGCTGGCTCACCATGGGCCCCCGGACTGTGAGATTCGAAAACGAATTCTCGGCCTACACCGGGGCGTCGCACTCGGTCGCCGTAAGCTCCGGCACGGCGGCGCTCCACCTGGCGCTGAGAGCCGCCGGGCTCGAGGCAGGCGACGAAGTTATAGTCCCGGCGATGACCTTCACCGCCACGGCCGAGGTCGTCTGCTACTTCGGTGGTCGGCCCGTGCTGGTAGACGTCGAAAGGGAAACGGGCAACATGAGCGTCGAGGCCGCCGAGCGCGCCCTGACGCCCAGGACCCGTGCGATAATCCCTGTCCACTACGGCGGCCAGCCGTGCGACATGGACGGCGTCATGAGCCTCGCGCAGAGCCGTAACCTCCGCGTCATAGAAGACGCCGCCCACTCCCTCCCAGCCTCGTTCGGCGGGAAGCAGGTCGGCGCCATAGGCGACATGACGTGCTTCAGCTTCTACGCGACTAAGCCGCTCGCCGCCGGCGAGGGAGGCATGGTCACGACCGAAAACGAAGAGTGGGCAGACAGGATACGCGTCCTCCGGCTCCACGGCATTTCGAAGGACGCGTGGAAGAGATACTCCCGCGGCGGCTCCTGGTTCTATGAAGTGATAGAGCCCGGATACAAGTACAACATGACGGACATCCAGGCCGCCCTTGCGCTGGCGCAGCTCGCAAAGCTGGACGCCATGACCCGGCGGAGGAAGGAAATATGCGAGAGGTATTCGGACGCTGTTTCAGGCTCCCCAGGCCTCTCGACGACCACGCTCGTCCCCGGCCGCGAAACGTCGTATCACCTCTTCCCCCTCCTCGTCGACCCCGACGCCCACACGATAGACCGCGCGCGTTTCATAGAGGAGCTCTCCGCCAGGGGAATCGGTACGAGCGTTCACTTCATACCGCTTCACATGCACCCGTTCTACAGGAACGAATTCGGATACTCCCCGGGCGACTTCCCCGGGGCCGAATGGCTCTACGAGCGCATCGTCTCGCTCCCCGTCTATCCCGGGATGAGCGACGAGGAAGTCGACTACGTTTCGGAGTGCGTAACGGATGTCTCGAGAAAGTTCAGCAAATAA
- a CDS encoding GNAT family N-acetyltransferase, giving the protein MIRKALPDDLGDIVTIHMSGFDGFFLSSLGPSFLRTFYTDFLTDENGCCLVDVEDGRTVGFAVGVIDPSSYFRRTFRKRWPRLVLGSLGRVVKNPAVLAKLARRALTYPSSSSHGGSDSALLSSIAVLPEFHNRKIGEQLLDAFLEESARMGAGEVVLTTDRHRNEKVINFYKKMGFGVKRVFTSYEGRYMYELALDLGRRAVQ; this is encoded by the coding sequence ATGATCAGGAAAGCGTTACCCGACGATCTGGGCGACATCGTCACGATACACATGAGCGGCTTCGACGGCTTTTTCCTGAGCTCGCTCGGACCATCCTTTTTAAGGACGTTCTACACGGATTTCCTCACGGACGAGAACGGGTGCTGCCTCGTCGACGTCGAGGACGGGAGGACGGTCGGATTCGCCGTCGGCGTCATCGACCCGTCCTCCTACTTCAGGCGGACGTTCAGGAAAAGATGGCCGCGGCTGGTCCTCGGCTCGCTCGGCCGCGTTGTGAAGAACCCCGCCGTGCTCGCGAAGCTCGCGAGGCGCGCGCTTACGTACCCCTCGTCCTCTTCCCACGGCGGCAGCGATTCGGCGCTGCTTTCGTCGATCGCGGTACTGCCGGAATTCCACAACAGGAAGATCGGCGAGCAGCTCCTGGACGCCTTTCTCGAAGAATCCGCGAGGATGGGAGCGGGCGAAGTCGTCCTCACGACCGACAGGCACAGGAACGAGAAGGTAATTAACTTTTACAAGAAAATGGGGTTCGGCGTAAAGCGCGTCTTCACGTCCTACGAGGGGCGCTACATGTACGAGCTCGCGCTCGACCTCGGCAGGCGCGCCGTCCAGTAA
- a CDS encoding glycosyltransferase family 4 protein: MTTLYMFNQYASYPGVPGSTRHYNLARELVRQGIGVYIFSSNFSHMLKSRIRDVDGPYTIETVDGVNYVRMNTFGYFHNDWRRVLNMADYARKSYAIARGLSRKGIVPDVVMGTVAHPFSVGSAYATARRLGARFFIDIGDLWPEVFVTSGKMTERHPVYITVGKTMTWFYGKAEKIICLTDEARNYFKSRGYEDKTILLPPGIRLDGTPPSMPAPASGGTFRVVYAGSFQPIYPLDTVIKAARILKDRGRDDVRFTLVGGGVRTDSLKSLAGDIGADNVEFIPPMPKGELLEFLKTASAFVLIEKKASYGFPNKIIDYLSSGAPIIYASPVRHAILESGSCVEAPHDDPEGMADAISRVASMSCEERNEMVACGTRFLKENHDIELLAGRLVEHIRRPARADAIQTSAALRREVPK, translated from the coding sequence ATGACAACCCTATACATGTTCAACCAGTACGCCTCGTACCCCGGAGTGCCCGGGAGCACCAGGCACTACAACCTCGCCCGCGAGCTCGTGAGGCAGGGCATCGGCGTCTACATCTTCTCGTCCAACTTCAGCCACATGCTGAAGAGCCGGATAAGGGACGTTGACGGGCCGTACACGATCGAAACGGTGGACGGCGTGAATTACGTCCGCATGAACACTTTCGGATACTTTCACAACGACTGGCGGCGCGTCCTCAACATGGCCGACTACGCCCGGAAGAGCTACGCCATAGCGCGCGGCCTCTCGCGGAAGGGAATCGTCCCCGACGTCGTCATGGGCACCGTCGCGCACCCCTTCTCCGTCGGCTCGGCATACGCCACCGCCAGGAGGCTCGGCGCGCGATTCTTCATCGACATCGGCGACCTCTGGCCCGAGGTGTTCGTAACGTCCGGCAAGATGACCGAGCGGCATCCCGTCTACATCACGGTCGGAAAAACGATGACCTGGTTTTACGGCAAGGCCGAGAAGATAATTTGCCTCACGGACGAAGCGCGGAACTATTTCAAAAGCCGCGGATACGAAGACAAAACCATCCTCCTGCCACCCGGAATCAGGCTCGACGGCACTCCGCCGTCCATGCCTGCCCCCGCCTCCGGGGGAACGTTCCGGGTGGTTTACGCGGGGTCGTTCCAGCCCATTTATCCCCTCGACACCGTCATAAAGGCCGCGCGGATACTGAAAGACAGGGGCCGGGACGACGTCAGGTTCACGCTCGTCGGCGGCGGCGTCCGGACTGACAGCCTGAAGTCCCTCGCGGGCGACATCGGCGCCGACAACGTCGAATTCATACCGCCCATGCCCAAGGGCGAGCTCCTGGAATTCCTGAAAACCGCATCCGCATTCGTGCTCATAGAAAAGAAGGCGAGCTACGGCTTTCCGAACAAGATAATCGACTACCTCTCCTCCGGCGCGCCGATAATCTACGCCTCGCCCGTACGCCACGCGATACTCGAAAGCGGCTCGTGCGTCGAGGCCCCCCACGACGATCCCGAAGGGATGGCGGACGCAATCTCACGCGTGGCCTCGATGAGCTGCGAAGAACGAAACGAAATGGTCGCGTGCGGCACGCGGTTCCTCAAAGAAAATCACGACATAGAGCTCCTCGCCGGAAGGCTCGTCGAGCACATCCGGCGGCCGGCTCGGGCGGACGCGATACAAACATCAGCCGCGCTCCGCCGGGAGGTTCCAAAATGA
- a CDS encoding glycosyltransferase family 4 protein, whose product MEKMKLLVVNDAKIYKHGGEYFANDTFPIFMKELSGHCRTVTMCSPVVEASSEDAGKFRKFLSDGDPAMECAASFPHDSFVDYFRKLHKAVFMIPEFAGLVKRSDAALLRTNGLNIFFIAAICRYYRKPVFTYVVGYPEHILKTGSKYRNRLYPLMSFLGRMHTLCLKRLIGRASANFFVSEYLMSELGDGKDNGHVIYTNLIRRGDITFVNKEPAGETTRIVYVGRLVHEKGLDHLIRAIRLLIDAGMAAELHVVGAGPEKARLEKLSGELGIEPHCRFLGQVSYGDELNGIYQGGDIFVLPSLSEGMGKVLLEAMANGLPVVASDVGGIPYLIENMKNGVLVPPGNPEAIARAVRTIAENDDLRKDLVRNGYTFVENHTAEKETEKLAGLMRRYARGTGTVRTGGVRDKLLKQ is encoded by the coding sequence ATGGAAAAAATGAAACTGCTGGTCGTCAACGACGCGAAGATCTACAAACACGGGGGGGAGTATTTCGCAAACGACACTTTCCCGATTTTCATGAAAGAGCTTTCCGGGCATTGCCGCACTGTCACGATGTGCTCGCCCGTCGTGGAAGCGTCTTCGGAGGATGCCGGGAAATTCAGGAAATTCCTGTCCGACGGGGATCCGGCCATGGAGTGCGCGGCTTCGTTCCCGCACGACTCCTTCGTAGACTACTTCAGGAAGCTCCACAAGGCGGTGTTCATGATCCCCGAATTCGCGGGGCTCGTAAAAAGAAGCGACGCTGCGCTCCTTCGTACGAACGGCCTGAACATTTTCTTCATAGCGGCCATATGCAGGTATTACAGGAAGCCGGTATTTACCTACGTCGTCGGATACCCCGAGCACATACTCAAAACAGGGTCGAAATACAGGAACCGCCTGTATCCGCTGATGTCGTTTCTGGGCCGGATGCATACGTTGTGCCTCAAACGGCTGATCGGAAGGGCCAGCGCGAATTTTTTCGTGAGCGAATACCTCATGAGCGAGCTCGGTGACGGGAAAGACAACGGGCACGTGATTTATACGAACCTTATCAGGCGCGGCGACATAACCTTCGTAAATAAAGAGCCGGCGGGAGAAACGACCCGGATCGTCTACGTAGGCAGGCTGGTCCACGAAAAGGGGCTCGATCATCTCATTCGCGCGATACGGCTCCTCATCGACGCCGGCATGGCCGCCGAGCTGCACGTAGTCGGGGCCGGGCCCGAGAAAGCGAGGCTGGAAAAGCTCTCCGGTGAATTGGGCATAGAGCCCCATTGCCGGTTCCTGGGGCAGGTCTCCTACGGAGACGAGCTGAACGGCATTTATCAGGGCGGCGACATCTTCGTGCTCCCTTCCCTGTCCGAGGGAATGGGAAAGGTCCTGCTCGAAGCGATGGCGAACGGCCTGCCCGTGGTGGCGTCCGACGTGGGAGGGATACCCTACCTGATCGAGAACATGAAAAACGGCGTGCTCGTCCCCCCCGGAAACCCCGAAGCCATAGCCCGCGCCGTAAGGACGATCGCCGAAAACGACGACCTGAGAAAAGACCTCGTCCGGAACGGATACACCTTCGTCGAAAACCATACGGCCGAGAAGGAAACCGAAAAATTAGCCGGCCTCATGCGCAGGTACGCCCGCGGGACGGGCACGGTCCGCACGGGCGGCGTAAGAGACAAGCTTCTAAAGCAATGA
- a CDS encoding flippase — protein MTTLGLKQTAGDGYAKTVTRRLASNFGWSVVSEAVGRGAFFISNIYLARTLGVSDFGLFTLAQTITLYFWLAVDLGTNMYGIREIAKRKDAAEGIINPLLTLRITAGLTVFAVYTASLLFIDMPASNRVIFGAAGLYLISYSFYTDWVLKGLEKFRFIVWGNLISSLMFLAFVFLFVRGPGGTVTAALVWALSYLAGGAALLFILFSKLGIRYRPDFDLGVWASHIRESIHFTFSGTLMALYQYLPILLISLYFGSYEVGLFSAPYRIVITACSAGFLIPMSFYPVFSELFHRDRAQFHSTHSKLQLIMLSLGIPAAVIGALFPAEITGLLLGSAYSGSAGIFKVIVWLVPLYFLRFTYGTLLLATGYQRHHNLASLIGVVFMLGLGIVLIPRGQAMGGSWALVAAEAAMVGTMMLVSRYTFKKR, from the coding sequence ATGACCACGCTCGGGCTCAAACAGACCGCGGGCGACGGATACGCGAAAACCGTAACCCGCAGGCTCGCGTCCAACTTCGGATGGTCCGTCGTAAGCGAGGCCGTCGGAAGGGGCGCGTTCTTCATATCCAACATTTACCTGGCGAGGACCCTCGGGGTTTCCGATTTCGGCCTGTTTACGCTCGCGCAAACCATAACGCTGTATTTCTGGCTCGCGGTCGATCTCGGCACGAATATGTACGGCATAAGGGAGATCGCGAAGCGCAAGGACGCGGCCGAAGGAATAATAAACCCCCTCCTGACGCTCAGGATAACGGCGGGCCTTACGGTATTCGCCGTATACACAGCATCTCTCCTGTTTATAGACATGCCGGCCTCGAACAGGGTCATCTTCGGGGCCGCGGGCCTCTACCTCATAAGCTACTCCTTTTACACCGACTGGGTGCTGAAGGGGTTGGAAAAATTCAGGTTCATCGTCTGGGGCAACCTGATTTCCTCGTTAATGTTTCTGGCCTTCGTATTCCTTTTCGTCCGCGGCCCGGGGGGCACGGTCACGGCGGCTCTCGTCTGGGCGCTCTCGTACCTGGCGGGCGGGGCCGCGCTTCTCTTTATCTTGTTCTCGAAGCTCGGCATCAGGTACAGGCCCGACTTCGACCTCGGGGTGTGGGCGTCTCACATCAGGGAATCCATACACTTCACGTTCTCGGGAACCCTCATGGCGCTCTACCAGTACCTGCCCATACTGCTCATAAGCCTGTATTTCGGCAGCTACGAGGTGGGGCTGTTCTCGGCGCCCTACAGGATAGTGATAACCGCCTGCAGCGCCGGGTTCCTGATACCCATGTCGTTCTACCCCGTCTTTTCCGAGCTCTTCCACCGCGACCGGGCGCAGTTTCACAGCACGCATTCGAAGCTCCAGCTCATAATGCTCTCGCTCGGCATCCCGGCGGCCGTAATCGGGGCGCTCTTCCCGGCCGAGATAACGGGGCTTCTGCTCGGCAGCGCCTATTCCGGAAGCGCGGGGATATTCAAGGTCATCGTCTGGCTCGTCCCCCTTTATTTCCTCAGGTTCACATACGGGACGCTCCTGCTCGCCACCGGGTACCAGCGGCACCACAACCTGGCGTCGCTCATAGGCGTCGTATTCATGCTCGGTCTCGGCATCGTCCTCATCCCGCGCGGGCAGGCCATGGGGGGGTCCTGGGCGCTCGTAGCCGCCGAGGCCGCGATGGTGGGGACGATGATGCTCGTATCGCGGTACACGTTTAAAAAGAGATGA
- a CDS encoding GDP-mannose 4,6-dehydratase yields MPTTQQDKKSVLVTGGCGFIGVNLAARLLGTGRFAVTVLDNMSTGSAADLEAALLEHGLDNPEVTVVEGDVRDLARCEEACRGMNAVVHLAAQAGVPQSIDDPFGDAGVNVLGTLNMLEAARRAGAGMFVFASSNAPLGAAPPPSREDTAPRPLSPYGAAKLAGEGYCSAYHASYGLQTVVLRFSNAYGPWSLHKSSVVARFIKDGLSTGRLTVYGDGSQTRDLVHADDITRAIELTLDSGPEETAGGIFQLGTGVETVVLQVAAIVADLVGKGIRIDFAPARPGEASRSFSYIGKARALLGYAPAVTLREGISETLEWFRAHGGPALARRPPATVIVRDGKRRGRPRKQG; encoded by the coding sequence ATGCCCACCACGCAGCAAGATAAAAAGAGTGTCCTCGTCACGGGGGGCTGCGGCTTCATAGGCGTAAACCTCGCCGCACGCCTCCTCGGAACGGGGCGCTTCGCCGTAACCGTCCTCGACAACATGTCTACGGGGAGCGCCGCAGATCTCGAAGCGGCGCTGTTGGAGCATGGCCTCGACAACCCGGAAGTAACGGTCGTCGAAGGCGACGTTAGAGACCTGGCCCGGTGCGAGGAAGCGTGCCGGGGCATGAATGCAGTCGTCCACCTCGCCGCACAGGCGGGCGTCCCGCAATCGATAGACGACCCGTTCGGCGACGCCGGCGTGAACGTCCTGGGCACGCTCAACATGCTCGAAGCCGCCCGCAGGGCCGGAGCCGGAATGTTCGTATTCGCATCGTCGAACGCCCCGCTCGGTGCGGCACCTCCCCCGTCGAGGGAAGACACCGCGCCGCGCCCGCTATCGCCCTACGGCGCCGCCAAGCTCGCGGGCGAGGGCTACTGCTCGGCGTACCACGCATCGTACGGTCTTCAGACGGTGGTCCTCAGGTTCTCGAACGCCTACGGGCCGTGGAGCCTTCACAAATCCAGCGTCGTCGCGCGCTTCATAAAGGACGGCCTCTCGACCGGGCGTTTGACGGTCTACGGCGACGGCAGCCAGACGCGTGACCTCGTCCACGCGGACGATATCACGCGCGCGATAGAGCTCACGCTGGATTCGGGCCCCGAAGAAACGGCCGGAGGAATATTCCAGCTCGGCACGGGCGTCGAAACGGTGGTGCTCCAGGTCGCGGCCATAGTGGCAGACCTCGTCGGGAAAGGCATAAGGATCGACTTCGCCCCCGCCCGTCCGGGCGAGGCGTCACGGAGCTTCTCGTATATCGGCAAGGCGCGGGCGCTCCTCGGATACGCCCCTGCCGTCACGCTCCGGGAAGGCATATCCGAAACGCTCGAATGGTTCAGGGCACACGGTGGCCCGGCCCTCGCACGAAGGCCGCCCGCCACGGTAATAGTGCGCGACGGAAAACGGCGCGGCCGGCCCAGGAAGCAGGGCTGA